The following proteins are co-located in the candidate division TA06 bacterium genome:
- the tuf gene encoding elongation factor Tu (EF-Tu; promotes GTP-dependent binding of aminoacyl-tRNA to the A-site of ribosomes during protein biosynthesis; when the tRNA anticodon matches the mRNA codon, GTP hydrolysis results; the inactive EF-Tu-GDP leaves the ribosome and release of GDP is promoted by elongation factor Ts; many prokaryotes have two copies of the gene encoding EF-Tu) encodes MAKQKFERTKPHVNIGTIGHVDHGKTTLTSAITKYLSEQGLA; translated from the coding sequence ATGGCCAAGCAGAAATTCGAGCGAACCAAGCCGCATGTCAATATCGGGACGATCGGGCATGTGGACCACGGCAAGACGACCCTGACCAGCGCCATCACCAAATATTTGTCGGAACAGGGGCTGGCC